Proteins from a genomic interval of Spartobacteria bacterium:
- a CDS encoding aminotransferase class I/II-fold pyridoxal phosphate-dependent enzyme, with product MNDSKSALKDKISKVVQGIPRSGIRDFFDIVSARSDVISLGIGEPDFDTPWHIREAAIFAIEKGATSYTSNLGMLKLRKSLAKYVNQHYNVDYCPENEIVVTVGVSEALDIAVRAITNPGDEIIYHEPAFVSYGPIIRLAGGVPVVINTRIEDQFKLTRAQLEANITPRTKALLINFPNNPTGATMTSRELQDIADVAKAHDLIVIADEIYAELSYERAHTTITSLPGMRERTIFMHGFSKTWAMTGLRLGYACAPAPLVAAMMKIHQYTVMCAPTPSQEAAVEALERGLDDAEQMRSEYRRRRNFIYHSFNEIGLHCFKPEGSFYIFPDITPFGLTSHEFAVRLLDEESVAVVPGTAFGACGEGFIRCSYSTSMNDLKIAVERIARFIKSLQTA from the coding sequence ATGAACGACTCAAAGTCAGCCCTTAAAGACAAAATAAGCAAAGTAGTACAGGGTATCCCGCGATCCGGGATCCGCGATTTTTTCGATATTGTTTCAGCACGGAGCGATGTAATCAGCCTCGGCATCGGAGAACCCGATTTCGATACCCCCTGGCACATCCGTGAAGCCGCTATTTTTGCTATTGAAAAAGGTGCAACCAGTTACACGTCTAACCTAGGCATGCTTAAACTGCGCAAATCACTGGCTAAATATGTCAACCAGCACTACAACGTCGACTATTGTCCGGAAAACGAAATCGTTGTAACCGTCGGCGTCAGCGAAGCACTCGATATCGCCGTGCGGGCCATTACCAATCCCGGCGACGAGATCATTTATCATGAACCCGCCTTCGTATCCTACGGCCCGATCATCCGCCTGGCCGGCGGCGTTCCCGTGGTCATCAACACACGCATCGAAGACCAGTTCAAACTGACCCGTGCACAGCTCGAAGCCAACATCACACCGCGCACCAAGGCACTGTTAATCAATTTCCCCAACAATCCCACCGGAGCCACCATGACCTCCCGGGAACTGCAAGATATTGCCGACGTCGCTAAAGCCCATGACCTCATCGTCATCGCCGATGAGATCTATGCCGAACTCAGCTACGAACGAGCACATACAACCATTACCTCCCTGCCGGGCATGCGCGAACGAACCATCTTCATGCATGGCTTTTCGAAAACATGGGCCATGACCGGACTGCGCCTGGGTTATGCCTGCGCCCCCGCGCCCCTCGTGGCAGCCATGATGAAAATCCATCAGTATACCGTGATGTGTGCGCCCACCCCCAGTCAGGAAGCCGCTGTGGAAGCCCTCGAAAGAGGACTCGACGACGCCGAACAGATGCGCAGTGAATACCGTCGGCGCAGAAACTTCATCTACCATAGCTTCAACGAAATCGGACTGCACTGCTTCAAACCGGAAGGATCATTCTACATATTCCCGGATATCACACCGTTCGGCCTGACCAGTCATGAGTTTGCCGTGCGCCTGCTGGACGAAGAATCCGTCGCCGTCGTCCCCGGCACCGCCTTTGGCGCCTGCGGCGAAGGCTTCATACGCTGTTCCTACTCCACCTCCATGAACGATCTTAAAATCGCAGTGGAACGCATCGCCCGCTTCATAAAAAGCTTACAAACGGCCTAA